The sequence CGAGCCCGCGGAACTGTCCTCTGCCCGCATCTGCCGGCCCGAGGACCTGTTCACCTTCGATCTGGAGGCCGATCGTCTGCCGGGTCGCGGTGGTGCGCTGGTCAGCCGCCCGGACAATGGCGGCTGCTTCAATGCGCTGCTGGCCGGTGAGGTCGACCTCATCAGCATGCCGTTCACCGACGCGCGCGACATCATCACGGAGCGGGGCCTCAGCGCGCAGGTCGCGCCGGTGCCCGCGCTGGAGCGGGGTGTGACGCTGCATGCGGTCGCCAACCAGTCCAACCCGGACGGCGTGCGCGCCATCTCCCGCCTCAACCGGGGGCTGGAGCAGATGCGCGGCGATGGGCAGTGGTTCTCTATCGTGTCGCGGCAGCTCGCCGCCCGTTGATCTTCGGATGGGCCGCCACCCGGCGGCCCAACTCCTCCAGCTCGACATCGGCGATATCGAGCTCCTTCAGCGCATCCACTGTGGCGAAGAGGTAGTCGGCGTTCGGTCCCCGACCGCCGGTGGAGCGTGCGATGATCTCTGCCTGTTCAGCGAGCGGCAGCCCGCCGGCGTACTGCACGTGGTGCGGGTCCATCACGTAGGTGAGCGCCGTCACGCGCCGCCCGTCGTCGAGATGTACCTCCTGTGCGGTCTCCAGATAAGCTGACGTCACCAGCTCCCGCTCCCGCAGATAGGCGAGCGTCTGCTCCGCCGCGCTGGCCTCCGGACGGAAGGCGACGCCGCGGCAGGACGTGCCGGCATGTTCCTCCAGCGCCAGCACGAGGCCTGGAGCCTCCGGCGTGCCGCGATGCTCGACAGAGCGCATGCAGAACGAGCGGCGAAAGCCTGGCAGCTCGGCAACCTGCCGCTCGGCATGGGCGAAGCCGGGGTTCCACATCAGCGAGCCGTAGCCGAATACCCAGAGTTGCGTGAGGTCCATTGCTTACCGTCCTTTCGTTCCCATGCTATAGGCCGGTCCTGCGCTTGGATCGAGAGGGGGAAGATCGCCATGCAGATGCGCGCGCTCATCATCGTTATCGTGATCGCGGCCCTCGGCTGGTCGGGCTACTGGTGGGTCAGTGCCGACCTGCGCCGCGATGCGGTGGAGACCTGGTTCGCGGCCCGCGCGGCCGAAGGCTGGGTGGCGGAGTATGACGACCTGACCATCACCGGCTTTCCCAACCGGATCGACACGATCCTGACCGGGGTCGAGCTTGCCGATCCGCAGAGCGGGTGGAGCTGGTCCGGCC is a genomic window of Pontivivens ytuae containing:
- a CDS encoding gamma-glutamylcyclotransferase — encoded protein: MDLTQLWVFGYGSLMWNPGFAHAERQVAELPGFRRSFCMRSVEHRGTPEAPGLVLALEEHAGTSCRGVAFRPEASAAEQTLAYLRERELVTSAYLETAQEVHLDDGRRVTALTYVMDPHHVQYAGGLPLAEQAEIIARSTGGRGPNADYLFATVDALKELDIADVELEELGRRVAAHPKINGRRAAATR